From Selenomonas ruminantium AC2024, a single genomic window includes:
- the ftsZ gene encoding cell division protein FtsZ: MTTDETLVKPKVKIKVFGVGGGGNSVLMRMGQHNELDIELYAVNTDAKQLQITAQVGGVNCIQIGENLTRGRGTGGNIQIGEQAAKNDAAKLQAAMNGADLVFVTAGMGGGTGTGAAPIVARLAKEMGILSVGVVTVPFAFEGNRKKKVAQEGITKMQSQMDALIAVENDNLSKLPENRKMSLVKAFECADNILKQAINCVAELILTTGVINVDFADVTTIFRQSESSDALLGIGVSERSAVDAVKIAAESPLIDKGLTGARGIILNLTGDSTLSLYDVDEATRYIVKHTDPEVNIILGTVEDNTMKGAVQATIIATDFADSVVMKAPTVKVPESAIKKETLQKETFQMEVPAFMNKDKKEEKPSQPFAIPAFKLTDLPDKDKQ; encoded by the coding sequence ATGACCACAGATGAAACATTGGTGAAACCAAAAGTTAAGATAAAGGTATTTGGCGTTGGCGGTGGCGGCAACAGTGTTCTTATGCGCATGGGCCAGCACAATGAATTGGATATTGAGCTTTATGCGGTGAATACGGATGCCAAGCAGCTGCAGATTACGGCACAGGTTGGTGGCGTGAACTGCATTCAGATTGGTGAGAACCTGACCCGTGGACGGGGAACTGGCGGCAATATTCAGATTGGTGAACAGGCTGCCAAGAATGATGCGGCAAAATTGCAGGCTGCCATGAATGGGGCGGATTTGGTTTTCGTTACGGCAGGCATGGGGGGCGGCACCGGCACCGGGGCTGCACCGATTGTAGCCCGGCTGGCGAAGGAGATGGGAATTCTCTCCGTTGGCGTGGTGACGGTTCCCTTCGCTTTTGAGGGCAACCGCAAGAAGAAGGTGGCCCAGGAAGGCATTACCAAGATGCAGTCCCAGATGGATGCGCTGATTGCTGTGGAAAATGACAATCTGTCCAAGCTGCCGGAGAATCGCAAGATGTCTTTGGTGAAGGCTTTTGAATGTGCAGATAATATTTTGAAGCAGGCCATTAACTGTGTGGCAGAACTCATTCTGACCACGGGTGTCATCAATGTGGACTTTGCGGATGTTACGACCATCTTCCGTCAGAGTGAGAGCAGTGATGCACTGCTGGGGATTGGTGTCAGCGAGCGCAGTGCTGTGGATGCGGTGAAGATTGCCGCAGAAAGTCCGCTCATTGACAAGGGGCTGACTGGTGCGCGCGGCATTATCCTCAATCTCACCGGAGACAGCACGCTGAGTCTTTATGATGTGGATGAAGCTACCCGCTATATTGTGAAGCATACGGATCCGGAAGTAAATATCATTTTGGGTACAGTGGAAGATAATACCATGAAGGGGGCCGTACAGGCCACCATCATTGCCACGGACTTTGCGGATAGTGTAGTAATGAAGGCTCCGACTGTAAAGGTGCCGGAAAGTGCCATTAAGAAGGAAACCTTGCAGAAGGAAACTTTCCAGATGGAGGTGCCGGCCTTCATGAACAAAGATAAAAAGGAAGAGAAGCCGTCACAGCCTTTTGCGATTCCGGCCTTTAAGCTGACGGATTTGCCGGATAAGGACAAGCAATAA
- the recR gene encoding recombination mediator RecR: MQYIAPLAKLIEHFRALPGIGNKTAVRLAYHVLDMDAEQAKKLATAIIEAKEKIGYCNTCFNLSDQNPCAICAAEERDHSVICVVEQPQDVAAMERMRDYRGVYHVLHGALSPLEGVGPDQIRIKELLGRLTGDEVKEVIMATNPNVEGEATAMYLAKLLKPMGVKVTRIAHGLPIGGDLEYADEVTLSKAMENRREI, translated from the coding sequence GTGCAGTATATTGCTCCGCTGGCAAAGTTAATAGAGCATTTTCGCGCACTGCCGGGCATTGGTAACAAAACGGCAGTGCGCCTTGCTTATCATGTGCTGGATATGGACGCAGAGCAGGCAAAGAAGCTGGCAACAGCCATTATCGAGGCCAAAGAGAAAATCGGCTATTGCAATACCTGCTTCAATCTCAGCGACCAGAATCCCTGTGCCATTTGTGCAGCGGAAGAACGCGACCACTCCGTTATCTGTGTGGTGGAACAGCCGCAGGATGTAGCGGCTATGGAACGCATGCGGGATTACCGCGGTGTTTACCATGTGCTTCATGGTGCCCTGTCTCCCTTGGAAGGGGTCGGGCCTGACCAGATACGCATCAAGGAATTATTGGGACGCTTGACCGGTGACGAGGTCAAGGAAGTGATTATGGCCACCAATCCCAACGTGGAGGGGGAGGCCACGGCTATGTACTTAGCCAAACTGTTGAAGCCTATGGGGGTAAAGGTTACCCGTATCGCCCATGGCCTGCCAATCGGCGGCGATTTGGAGTATGCGGATGAAGTGACCCTGTCCAAGGCGATGGAAAACCGGAGGGAAATCTAA
- a CDS encoding oligosaccharide MFS transporter: MQNIFTKALRNPFYRTGSLEILLFFAGWGIWWSFFQIWLTTKQGFSGAQVGTIYTFGSAVALVLMFVYGSLQDKLGLKKHLLIAMVGCQVLLAPFFTWVYVPMLESNFYVGAMVGAVYLAVAYLAACPVFEAVTERLSRRYSFEYGQARAWGSFGYAMSALAAGFLFTINPYLVFWTGSAVSAVLLAVLLLMKPENKEANITAYENSEERDKAVKSPSLKEIIQVFGIFDVWKIIIFVILSWTFYTVFDQQMFPEFFTRFFATPEEGQQAYGILNSVQVFLEFLMMGLVPVLMKKIGVRSALLLSCLIMICRIGGCGLASTPLGIGLIKLLHAPETALFVLAIFRYFTLHFDTRVSATLYMVGFQIAASVGGIIFSVPLGSLRDSIGYQSTFLTIAGIVLVATLYACCILKKDDRDVEGQPLEA; encoded by the coding sequence ATGCAAAACATTTTTACGAAAGCTTTACGGAATCCGTTTTATCGGACGGGTTCGCTGGAAATTCTCTTATTCTTTGCCGGCTGGGGGATTTGGTGGTCTTTCTTCCAGATTTGGCTGACGACGAAACAGGGCTTTTCGGGAGCTCAGGTCGGCACGATTTACACGTTTGGTTCGGCTGTGGCGTTGGTACTGATGTTTGTCTATGGTTCGCTGCAGGATAAGCTCGGGTTGAAAAAACACCTGCTCATTGCGATGGTTGGCTGTCAGGTACTGCTGGCACCGTTCTTTACCTGGGTGTATGTGCCCATGCTGGAAAGCAACTTCTATGTCGGTGCCATGGTTGGTGCTGTGTATCTGGCTGTAGCGTACCTGGCCGCTTGCCCGGTGTTTGAAGCGGTGACGGAAAGACTCAGCCGCCGTTATAGTTTCGAGTATGGACAGGCCCGTGCCTGGGGTTCTTTTGGTTATGCCATGTCGGCACTTGCCGCAGGTTTCCTCTTTACGATTAATCCCTATCTGGTATTCTGGACCGGTTCAGCGGTATCGGCAGTCCTCTTGGCGGTGCTGCTGCTCATGAAGCCGGAAAATAAGGAAGCAAATATCACTGCCTATGAGAATAGCGAGGAACGCGATAAGGCGGTTAAATCTCCCTCGCTTAAGGAAATCATTCAGGTCTTTGGCATCTTTGATGTTTGGAAAATCATTATTTTTGTTATCTTAAGCTGGACTTTCTATACCGTATTTGACCAGCAGATGTTCCCGGAATTTTTCACGCGGTTCTTTGCTACCCCGGAAGAGGGACAGCAGGCTTATGGCATTTTGAACTCGGTGCAGGTATTCTTAGAATTCCTGATGATGGGTCTGGTGCCGGTGCTGATGAAGAAAATCGGCGTGCGCAGTGCACTGCTCTTGAGCTGCCTTATCATGATCTGTCGTATCGGCGGCTGCGGTTTGGCTTCGACTCCGCTCGGAATTGGCCTGATCAAACTTTTGCATGCTCCAGAAACGGCACTCTTCGTGCTGGCAATCTTCCGCTATTTCACATTGCACTTTGATACGCGTGTATCGGCGACCCTCTATATGGTTGGTTTCCAGATTGCAGCGTCTGTTGGTGGTATCATCTTCTCCGTACCGCTGGGCAGCCTGCGTGACAGCATCGGCTATCAGAGCACGTTCCTGACGATTGCCGGGATTGTCTTGGTGGCAACCTTGTACGCCTGCTGCATCCTGAAAAAAGATGACCGGGATGTAGAAGGTCAGCCATTGGAAGCGTAA
- a CDS encoding LacI family DNA-binding transcriptional regulator, with the protein MAKIRDVAQEAGVSVGTVSMVLNHPDYGSPAIRQKVQAAVEKLQYVPSEMARNLSLKRTMTVGVIVPTVAHPFFAELVEGLEESLYHLGYKTMLCCTQQKENAEHVFIEMLQRQNMDGIIMGAHSLDTSLYQGLKQPIIAFDRYLSPDIPIVHTDHMLGGRLAAEAFLQHDCHHIVEISGSQMVKTPAGEYHQAFNEVMHAHGVQTDIVSLPWNSFGFEEPLLLAEKIFDDFSDVDGILGSDVSVMSCLQVAVRRGIKVPEQLKLVAYDGTVLTQNGIRKLTAVRQPIDELAKVAAQKIVSIINGKQDDLSWVLPPTLISGETC; encoded by the coding sequence TTGGCTAAAATCCGTGATGTAGCGCAGGAGGCTGGCGTTTCTGTAGGGACGGTTTCCATGGTGCTCAATCATCCTGATTATGGTTCACCGGCAATCCGTCAGAAAGTCCAGGCGGCTGTGGAAAAATTGCAGTATGTCCCCAGTGAAATGGCCCGCAACCTGTCACTCAAGCGCACGATGACGGTCGGTGTTATTGTGCCGACCGTGGCGCATCCCTTCTTTGCAGAATTGGTGGAAGGGCTGGAGGAATCCCTGTATCATTTGGGCTATAAGACCATGCTTTGCTGCACGCAGCAAAAAGAGAATGCGGAACATGTTTTTATCGAGATGCTGCAGCGGCAGAACATGGACGGCATTATCATGGGGGCACATTCGCTGGACACTTCGCTCTATCAGGGGCTGAAGCAGCCGATTATCGCCTTTGACCGTTATCTGAGCCCGGATATTCCCATCGTGCATACCGACCATATGCTGGGAGGCAGACTCGCGGCCGAGGCTTTTTTGCAGCATGACTGCCATCATATCGTGGAAATTTCCGGTTCGCAGATGGTAAAGACGCCGGCCGGAGAATACCATCAGGCCTTCAATGAGGTCATGCATGCCCATGGCGTGCAGACGGATATCGTATCCCTGCCGTGGAATAGTTTTGGCTTTGAAGAACCGCTGCTGCTGGCAGAAAAAATCTTCGACGATTTTTCGGATGTAGATGGCATCTTAGGCTCGGATGTATCGGTGATGAGCTGTCTGCAGGTTGCGGTACGGCGCGGAATAAAGGTGCCGGAACAGTTGAAGCTCGTGGCCTATGATGGTACCGTTCTTACGCAGAACGGCATCCGTAAACTGACGGCTGTACGCCAGCCCATTGACGAACTAGCCAAGGTGGCGGCGCAAAAAATCGTGAGCATCATCAATGGCAAACAGGATGATTTGTCCTGGGTGCTGCCGCCGACTTTGATTTCCGGAGAGACGTGTTAG
- a CDS encoding YbaB/EbfC family nucleoid-associated protein, translated as MFGGMGNMGNMAGMMKKVQKMQNDMKKMQDELKRKTVDVTSGGGAVKITMNGEKQVVNLVIDPAAVDPEDVEMLQDLISAAFNEATKKVDDMMASEMGKLTSGLGLPPGLF; from the coding sequence ATGTTTGGTGGAATGGGCAACATGGGCAATATGGCCGGCATGATGAAGAAAGTCCAGAAGATGCAGAACGACATGAAGAAGATGCAGGACGAGCTGAAGCGCAAGACGGTAGATGTAACCTCTGGCGGCGGTGCCGTAAAAATCACCATGAACGGTGAAAAGCAGGTGGTAAATCTCGTGATTGACCCGGCTGCTGTAGACCCCGAAGATGTAGAAATGCTGCAGGACCTCATCTCTGCTGCATTCAATGAAGCCACGAAGAAAGTGGATGACATGATGGCTTCGGAAATGGGTAAACTCACCAGCGGTCTTGGCCTCCCGCCGGGACTTTTCTAA
- a CDS encoding ImmA/IrrE family metallo-endopeptidase, which translates to MDAEWCHNRAREIVRQVGSRDMRRIAKELNIKVLYNDNFVNLLGMYFCKWHHRFIILNSNLDDIWQNMVMAHEIGHDQLHRDLAGQGQLQEFELFRLNSRTEYEANAFAAHLLMDTDSVYAELKEGCDEVTLARKMNCNINLALVKLQEMAKLGYDIRPSDGVDSQFLKRIHV; encoded by the coding sequence ATGGACGCAGAGTGGTGCCATAATCGGGCACGGGAAATTGTCAGGCAGGTCGGCAGCCGGGATATGAGGCGCATCGCCAAAGAATTGAATATCAAGGTGCTTTATAATGATAATTTTGTCAACCTGCTGGGCATGTACTTTTGCAAGTGGCATCATCGGTTCATCATCCTCAATTCCAATTTGGATGATATCTGGCAGAATATGGTCATGGCCCATGAGATTGGCCATGACCAGCTGCATCGGGATTTGGCCGGGCAGGGGCAGCTGCAGGAGTTTGAGTTGTTCCGCTTGAACAGCCGTACGGAGTATGAGGCCAATGCCTTTGCTGCCCATCTTCTGATGGATACGGACAGCGTTTATGCAGAGCTTAAAGAGGGCTGTGATGAGGTTACGCTGGCACGGAAGATGAACTGCAACATCAATCTGGCCTTGGTGAAGCTGCAGGAGATGGCCAAGTTGGGGTACGATATCCGCCCCAGCGATGGTGTAGACAGCCAGTTTTTGAAGCGGATACATGTATGA
- the dnaX gene encoding DNA polymerase III subunit gamma/tau yields MAYIALYRKWRPGTFGDLVGQEHISRTLSNAINTGRIGHAYLFSGPRGTGKTSTAKILAKALNCEHGPTPEPCGQCPACKKINDGSSMDVFEIDAASNRGIDEIRDLRETVKFAPVDGRYKVYIIDEVHMLTTEAFNALLKTLEEPPAHVVFILATTEAHKVPPTIQSRCQRYDFKRITVEEIRGRLEKVVSEMGLQAEDEALSMIAIQADGGLRDALSLLDQCSALADGELTAARVRQTLGLIGHDWIYKLTEAIYAHKSQTALAVLADLLRDGKDLKQVLTELSLHLRSLMIYQATGTLAQMDLYAEPDEVLQEQGKFFSGEEIMAMIKRLHEALTELKWSPQPRITVEVALMSLCNPAVSGAVPQAGNTAAADDGRLAQLEAKLSQMAAQLAARPAVTSGGAAAASAPASPRPVAASRPAAAPAPVMPPEPAVPITASDAEVWDNLLKTLKERNKMPVFACMNQGQFAGMSDTQFFVKFKGVLMADLAMRNYRSVLEGLLQELTGRPLRLHCSGEDMPIMPPPQPAKKKTAPPLPPEEPTIHVDLDSMPPEERAPLEKAFEIFGDHVVEIEDDK; encoded by the coding sequence ATGGCCTATATTGCACTTTACCGTAAATGGCGTCCCGGTACCTTCGGGGATTTGGTGGGACAGGAACATATCAGCAGAACCCTTTCCAATGCGATAAATACCGGGCGGATTGGTCATGCCTATCTCTTTTCCGGGCCACGGGGCACCGGTAAGACCAGTACAGCTAAAATTCTGGCCAAGGCGCTCAACTGCGAGCACGGTCCGACGCCGGAACCCTGCGGCCAGTGTCCGGCCTGCAAAAAAATCAATGACGGTTCGTCGATGGATGTGTTTGAAATCGATGCGGCCTCCAACCGTGGTATTGATGAAATCCGTGACCTGCGGGAAACGGTGAAGTTTGCGCCGGTGGATGGGCGGTATAAGGTCTACATCATCGACGAAGTGCATATGCTGACTACGGAGGCCTTTAATGCGCTCTTGAAAACCTTGGAGGAGCCGCCTGCGCATGTGGTGTTCATTCTGGCCACCACGGAAGCGCATAAGGTGCCGCCTACCATTCAGTCCCGCTGTCAGCGGTATGATTTCAAGCGGATTACGGTGGAGGAGATTCGCGGGCGGCTGGAAAAGGTTGTGTCCGAAATGGGGCTTCAGGCGGAAGACGAAGCCTTGAGCATGATTGCCATTCAGGCTGATGGCGGTCTGCGTGATGCGCTGTCCCTGCTCGACCAATGCTCGGCACTGGCTGACGGGGAACTTACGGCGGCGCGGGTACGGCAGACGCTGGGGCTTATCGGCCACGACTGGATTTATAAGCTGACGGAAGCCATCTATGCCCATAAGAGTCAGACGGCTTTGGCTGTGCTCGCTGACCTCTTGCGGGACGGCAAGGATTTGAAGCAGGTATTGACGGAGTTATCGCTGCATTTGCGCAGTCTGATGATTTATCAGGCCACGGGGACGCTGGCGCAGATGGATTTGTATGCCGAGCCGGATGAAGTCCTGCAGGAGCAGGGCAAATTCTTTAGCGGTGAGGAAATTATGGCCATGATTAAGCGGCTCCATGAGGCACTGACGGAACTCAAATGGTCGCCTCAGCCGCGGATTACGGTGGAAGTGGCGCTGATGTCTCTGTGTAATCCTGCGGTCAGCGGTGCGGTGCCGCAGGCAGGAAATACGGCAGCGGCTGATGATGGCCGGCTGGCGCAGTTGGAGGCAAAGCTTTCACAGATGGCGGCACAGCTCGCAGCCCGTCCGGCTGTGACCTCTGGCGGGGCAGCTGCTGCCAGTGCCCCCGCCAGCCCGCGTCCCGTGGCAGCTTCGCGGCCTGCAGCGGCGCCGGCACCTGTCATGCCACCGGAACCGGCTGTGCCCATTACGGCCAGTGATGCGGAAGTCTGGGATAATCTCTTAAAGACATTGAAGGAACGGAATAAGATGCCGGTCTTTGCCTGCATGAATCAGGGGCAGTTTGCGGGCATGAGCGATACGCAGTTCTTTGTGAAGTTCAAGGGTGTGCTGATGGCCGATTTGGCTATGCGCAATTACCGCAGTGTGCTGGAAGGGCTGTTGCAGGAGTTGACTGGTCGTCCGCTGCGGCTCCATTGCAGCGGGGAAGATATGCCGATAATGCCGCCGCCCCAGCCTGCGAAGAAGAAAACGGCTCCGCCCCTGCCACCGGAGGAACCCACCATCCATGTGGATTTGGATTCCATGCCGCCGGAGGAACGAGCACCGCTGGAAAAGGCCTTTGAGATTTTTGGTGACCATGTGGTAGAAATCGAGGACGATAAATAA
- a CDS encoding pro-sigmaK processing inhibitor BofA family protein, whose translation MEIIAAFAVGLIALCLIGKIIALPMKILWKMITNSIVGAVLLWVVNLFGAGVDITFLKALIAGVLGVPGVIIVLLMN comes from the coding sequence ATGGAAATTATTGCAGCTTTTGCGGTGGGGCTTATCGCTCTGTGCCTGATTGGCAAGATTATCGCCCTGCCGATGAAGATATTGTGGAAGATGATTACCAACAGCATTGTCGGTGCAGTGCTCCTGTGGGTGGTCAATCTCTTTGGGGCCGGGGTGGACATTACCTTCCTCAAGGCACTGATTGCCGGTGTGTTAGGTGTGCCCGGCGTTATTATCGTATTGCTGATGAACTGA
- a CDS encoding glycoside hydrolase family 32 protein, whose amino-acid sequence MKEPITITNQRYRLGYHVMTPGGWMNDPNGFSFFKGWYHIFYQYYPYAAEWGPMHWGHARSRDLVHWETLPVALAPDENENGCFSGSAVVYDDKLWLIYTGHHTPNAVDPEDFYQDQRVAWSEDGIHFTKYGANPVLRTPAGNTKHFRDPKVWQEGDTFYMVLGSQGEDGLGRALIYSSKDLLHWEPATELCKAVSKETEGYMWECPDFFHLDGKDILLMSPQGLEADGDRFRNLNQTGYLMGNVKDKKLQHDGFVEIDNGHDFYATQTMLTPDGRRVMIAWMNAWDSPMPEIEDGWAGALTLPRELSVKDGRVLQKPIRELTGLRQEVLLDGALEVERDYKLGRTAELELTFTEKAEGVLLLLTDGGKNLQLSLEAGGRFVVSRNTKDGERAAVLRSTQPLKLQLFLDKSSVELFVGDGELTFTERVYWQNDVQCRLLTQADNQAKAWRLESESNQY is encoded by the coding sequence ATGAAGGAACCTATAACAATTACGAATCAGCGATACCGACTGGGGTATCATGTGATGACCCCGGGCGGCTGGATGAATGACCCGAACGGTTTTTCGTTCTTCAAGGGCTGGTATCATATATTTTATCAGTATTATCCTTATGCAGCTGAGTGGGGGCCGATGCACTGGGGCCATGCCCGCAGCCGCGACTTGGTTCACTGGGAGACTTTGCCGGTGGCACTTGCTCCGGATGAAAATGAAAACGGCTGTTTCTCTGGCAGTGCGGTGGTTTATGACGATAAGCTCTGGTTGATTTACACAGGCCATCATACGCCGAATGCTGTTGACCCCGAAGATTTTTATCAGGACCAGCGCGTGGCCTGGAGTGAGGACGGCATTCACTTTACCAAGTACGGTGCCAATCCGGTGCTTAGAACACCAGCCGGGAATACGAAGCATTTCCGTGACCCGAAGGTTTGGCAGGAAGGCGATACCTTCTACATGGTGCTGGGCAGCCAGGGCGAGGATGGCCTGGGCCGGGCGCTTATCTACAGCTCCAAAGATTTATTGCACTGGGAACCGGCAACGGAACTTTGCAAAGCGGTTTCCAAGGAAACGGAAGGTTATATGTGGGAATGCCCCGATTTCTTCCATCTCGATGGCAAGGATATCCTGCTGATGTCCCCGCAGGGGCTGGAAGCTGACGGTGACCGCTTCCGCAATTTGAATCAGACGGGCTATCTCATGGGCAATGTCAAGGATAAGAAACTGCAACATGATGGTTTTGTGGAAATCGACAACGGTCATGACTTCTATGCGACGCAAACGATGTTGACGCCGGACGGCCGACGCGTTATGATTGCCTGGATGAATGCCTGGGATTCGCCCATGCCGGAAATTGAAGATGGCTGGGCCGGAGCCTTGACGCTGCCGCGTGAACTGTCAGTAAAAGATGGCCGCGTTCTGCAGAAACCGATACGAGAGCTTACGGGCCTGCGGCAGGAAGTGCTGCTTGATGGCGCGCTGGAAGTGGAACGTGATTATAAGCTGGGCCGGACGGCAGAACTGGAACTTACCTTTACGGAAAAGGCTGAAGGCGTACTGCTCCTGCTGACCGACGGGGGAAAGAATTTGCAGCTGAGTCTCGAAGCCGGGGGACGCTTCGTAGTCAGCCGCAACACAAAAGATGGCGAGCGGGCGGCAGTCCTGCGTTCTACACAGCCACTGAAGTTGCAGCTTTTCCTCGATAAAAGTTCGGTTGAGCTGTTTGTCGGTGATGGAGAACTTACGTTTACGGAACGCGTTTACTGGCAAAATGATGTGCAATGCCGTTTGCTGACGCAGGCAGATAATCAGGCCAAAGCATGGCGGCTGGAGAGCGAAAGTAATCAGTATTGA
- a CDS encoding response regulator, producing MDRKLRVLITDDSKLLRKKLRQELETLDCEVLEAQNGKEAVMLNLQEQIDCVFLDIVMPEVGGIEALQVIKEVNPDLPVVMLSSAGTPQKLMTTLKMGAMDFIQKPYTSEQIKKAVETVRRKVAANGQ from the coding sequence TTGGATAGAAAACTACGGGTACTGATTACGGATGATTCGAAGCTCTTGCGCAAGAAGCTGCGGCAGGAGCTGGAGACTTTGGATTGTGAGGTTCTGGAAGCCCAGAACGGCAAAGAGGCGGTGATGCTCAATCTGCAGGAGCAGATTGACTGTGTGTTCCTGGACATTGTCATGCCGGAAGTGGGCGGCATTGAGGCGCTGCAAGTTATCAAGGAAGTCAATCCCGACCTGCCGGTGGTGATGCTGTCTTCGGCAGGCACGCCGCAGAAGCTTATGACCACGCTGAAGATGGGCGCCATGGATTTTATTCAGAAACCATATACGAGTGAGCAGATTAAGAAGGCCGTGGAAACGGTGCGAAGGAAGGTCGCTGCGAATGGCCAGTAA
- a CDS encoding helix-turn-helix transcriptional regulator — translation MKFAEKLRQLRNQKGMSQEAVAKAIGVTRRTYISYELDGRYPKDRERYTKLAEVFGVDVNYLYTENEDFVSRAGRKYGDRGIKQATALVSELSGLFAGGELTEEDRDAVMQSLQEAYWLAKKENRKYGSRNSKG, via the coding sequence ATGAAGTTCGCAGAAAAATTAAGGCAGCTACGGAATCAGAAGGGAATGAGCCAGGAAGCGGTAGCCAAAGCTATTGGCGTAACCCGACGTACCTACATTTCCTATGAATTAGATGGCCGCTATCCGAAAGACAGGGAACGATACACCAAACTGGCAGAGGTTTTTGGGGTAGATGTGAATTACCTGTATACGGAGAATGAAGATTTTGTCAGCAGAGCCGGCCGGAAATATGGTGACAGGGGCATAAAGCAGGCCACCGCCCTTGTCAGTGAATTATCCGGACTCTTTGCCGGTGGGGAACTTACGGAGGAAGATCGCGATGCTGTGATGCAGTCCCTGCAGGAAGCATATTGGCTGGCAAAAAAGGAAAACAGGAAGTACGGCAGCAGAAACTCGAAGGGGTGA